The following proteins are encoded in a genomic region of Desulfurococcaceae archaeon:
- the leuS gene encoding leucine--tRNA ligase, whose protein sequence is MNCLSQRRQEFLEWLRGVERKWQRIWKEKRVFEADSKEGVSKYFITVPYPYANGPLHIGHGRTYTIGDIIARYKRLKGLNVLYPMAFHITGTPIIAFSEMIARGDPKTITLYREYIRLYAEDEKQVDEILESFKDPLNLAVFFAEKIQRDFEELGYSIDWRRKFHTGEPMYNRFVTWQYYKLLERGLITRGDHIVTYCLLHNQPEGEDDIQDADVNPVEVVEYTAVKFKLVGTGEYLLAGTLRPETLFGVTNIWVNPEAEYAVFEWNGERYVVSSKALVKFMHQYPGEEVRLVNYIKGAELLGKWSESPLGDRVIVLPAWFVDPDNATGIVYSEPSDAPYDYVALMELKSNPQLLEKFNIDPSLVLSIEPRKIIGIAGVEAHHAKLAVERAGITSQLDPRLEDISREVYKEQFYGGVMIIDNPEFKGLSVREAREKIRVKLYNENNAIPFYELNRKAWCRAGGEIIVAKITGQWFINYNVKWLKERARRALENDEVKIIPAKYKKLFLDTIDWLDKRPCARKRGIGTRLPWSTEWIIESLSDSTIYMALYTISHIIREHNIPPELLIPEVFDYIFLGHGSPEDTSSKSNIPIELLSKMRQEFTYWYPVDHRHTAMPHITNHLTFYILHHFAIFPEEYMPRTISLNETVIREGAKMSKSKGNVIPLRHIITMYSADLFRLYISWAAGLDSVLDWREAEVDRVVNSLVKFTNIAKVAVEAECREVQDNVFTEWFISKFYELLAKASSAIENLEIRDYAQAAFFDVLALIDKYRDMVGEKFICGVKRVLPDWITVLNPVIPHITEEINSWLGREHLLSTSKWPEIGAVKEEIITLMDSVESLISDIKELLELVKRPEAKVYVIVAPEWKREVARMVLEGLPLKAIIDVLRTKFGLKGREAEIVDAYNVYKKTERSMLESIIKTKSKSEYTMYVETMNYIKARLPGVREVVVLWEDEARTRNIPKAERALPLKPAIYLE, encoded by the coding sequence GTGAATTGTTTGTCTCAACGTAGACAGGAGTTCCTGGAGTGGCTTAGGGGCGTTGAAAGAAAGTGGCAAAGAATTTGGAAAGAAAAGCGCGTCTTCGAAGCCGATAGTAAAGAAGGCGTCTCAAAGTACTTCATAACGGTACCCTACCCCTACGCCAACGGCCCTCTTCACATAGGACATGGCAGGACGTACACCATAGGGGACATAATAGCGAGGTATAAGAGGCTCAAGGGCTTAAACGTGCTTTACCCGATGGCATTCCACATAACAGGCACGCCAATAATAGCCTTCTCGGAAATGATTGCGAGAGGCGACCCGAAGACAATAACGCTGTATAGAGAGTACATCAGGCTTTATGCGGAAGACGAGAAACAAGTAGATGAGATATTAGAGTCCTTTAAAGATCCACTTAACCTGGCTGTTTTCTTTGCCGAGAAAATCCAGAGAGACTTCGAAGAGCTCGGTTACAGCATTGATTGGCGCAGGAAGTTCCACACGGGTGAACCAATGTACAACAGGTTCGTTACCTGGCAATATTATAAGCTGCTGGAGCGAGGTCTAATAACTCGGGGAGACCACATAGTAACCTACTGCCTCCTGCATAATCAGCCGGAAGGCGAAGACGATATACAAGATGCCGATGTAAACCCCGTTGAAGTAGTGGAATACACCGCGGTGAAGTTTAAACTTGTAGGTACCGGCGAATACTTACTAGCGGGAACGCTACGTCCAGAAACACTCTTTGGAGTAACTAACATCTGGGTTAACCCGGAGGCAGAATATGCGGTTTTCGAGTGGAATGGGGAAAGATACGTTGTAAGTAGCAAGGCGCTAGTTAAGTTTATGCATCAGTATCCAGGCGAAGAGGTGAGACTAGTCAATTACATTAAAGGAGCAGAGCTTTTAGGCAAGTGGTCTGAATCGCCGCTTGGAGATAGAGTGATCGTGCTCCCCGCCTGGTTCGTGGACCCGGACAACGCCACGGGAATAGTATATTCAGAGCCAAGTGACGCTCCTTACGACTACGTAGCCTTAATGGAATTGAAATCAAATCCGCAGTTACTTGAAAAGTTCAACATTGATCCGAGCTTGGTCCTAAGCATTGAGCCCAGGAAGATCATCGGGATCGCGGGAGTTGAAGCGCATCACGCCAAGTTGGCCGTAGAGAGGGCGGGCATAACCTCGCAACTAGATCCACGACTCGAAGACATTTCACGAGAGGTCTACAAAGAGCAGTTTTACGGGGGGGTGATGATTATCGACAACCCAGAGTTTAAAGGCCTTTCAGTTAGAGAGGCGAGGGAAAAAATCAGGGTCAAACTGTACAATGAGAACAACGCGATTCCATTTTACGAGCTCAATAGGAAGGCATGGTGCCGTGCCGGAGGGGAGATCATAGTAGCCAAGATTACAGGCCAGTGGTTTATAAATTACAACGTAAAATGGCTTAAAGAACGGGCTCGAAGAGCGCTTGAAAACGACGAGGTAAAAATTATACCGGCAAAGTACAAAAAACTATTCCTCGACACTATCGACTGGCTTGACAAGAGGCCGTGTGCTAGGAAACGTGGAATCGGAACCCGATTGCCCTGGAGCACCGAGTGGATCATTGAAAGCCTCAGCGATTCGACAATATACATGGCGCTTTACACCATATCTCATATTATCAGGGAGCACAACATACCTCCAGAGCTCCTCATACCGGAGGTGTTCGATTACATATTTCTCGGTCACGGATCGCCCGAAGATACGTCATCCAAGAGCAACATACCGATAGAACTGCTTAGCAAAATGAGGCAAGAGTTTACCTACTGGTATCCCGTGGACCACAGACATACAGCCATGCCGCACATTACAAATCACTTGACGTTTTACATACTGCACCACTTCGCTATATTTCCCGAGGAGTACATGCCGAGAACGATTTCCCTTAACGAGACTGTAATAAGAGAAGGTGCCAAGATGTCTAAGAGTAAGGGTAACGTTATACCCCTCAGGCACATAATCACGATGTACTCCGCGGACCTCTTCAGGCTTTACATATCGTGGGCGGCGGGCTTGGACAGCGTACTGGACTGGCGCGAGGCCGAAGTAGACAGGGTCGTAAACAGCCTGGTGAAATTCACAAATATAGCTAAGGTGGCGGTTGAGGCAGAGTGCCGTGAAGTACAAGATAACGTTTTTACCGAGTGGTTCATTAGCAAGTTCTACGAATTGCTGGCCAAGGCCTCAAGCGCTATTGAAAACCTCGAAATCAGGGACTACGCTCAGGCGGCGTTCTTCGACGTGTTGGCTTTGATAGATAAATATCGCGATATGGTGGGTGAGAAATTCATCTGTGGCGTGAAGAGAGTATTACCAGACTGGATTACCGTCCTAAACCCAGTTATACCTCATATCACCGAGGAAATAAACAGCTGGTTGGGCAGAGAGCACCTACTTTCAACATCTAAATGGCCCGAGATCGGGGCCGTGAAGGAAGAGATCATCACGTTGATGGACTCCGTAGAATCGCTGATCTCGGACATCAAGGAACTACTAGAACTTGTTAAGCGGCCCGAAGCCAAAGTATATGTCATTGTTGCACCCGAGTGGAAACGCGAAGTAGCGAGAATGGTGCTTGAAGGCTTGCCACTCAAGGCTATAATAGACGTATTGAGGACAAAGTTTGGTTTGAAGGGCCGTGAAGCCGAGATCGTAGATGCGTACAACGTTTACAAGAAAACGGAGAGAAGCATGCTTGAAAGCATCATTAAAACCAAGAGTAAAAGTGAGTACACCATGTACGTGGAAACCATGAACTACATCAAGGCTAGGTTGCCCGGAGTTAGAGAAGTAGTAGTTCTCTGGGAGGATGAAGCAAGAACTAGGAACATTCCTAAAGCAGAGCGGGCACTACCCTTGAAGCCGGCAATATATCTGGAGTAA
- a CDS encoding biotin carboxylase N-terminal domain-containing protein, translating into MPVKVLIANRGEVAIRIARTLVESGYIPVGIYTADDADSLHRRFLVDDTEVSSYLDIKDVVNAAVELGAEAVHPGYGFLGENPEFAHEVARKGLVFIGPPPGTITLSRDKLASKTFAEKLEVPTLPWVEVHEQEDVIEFAKVHGYPVIVKATSSGGEGIGVAWSEKEVESAIKSARSGAEKSFKDVKLYVEPYIEHAKHIEVQVLGDGDNIVHLYERECSIRRNFYQKIIEEAPSPFLNAAERGRLYEYALKLASGLRYVNAGVVKFVFDIKKREMYFTEIGTGLQAGHSATEMITRIDLVKKQVEVALYKVLGLKQHDVMREGHAIEACVYAENPYTGEPSQGIVKKYKEPGGPGVRVDSGIAEGSRISGHNDPLIAKVIAWGSDRYTSVQRLERALREYVIDGVPTNIPLLRYSVQSPEFISANYTIRYFEIGLSNVYSKMLEDSRVHAVILSTLFEYGDASVKAYSKKASLIEHVLKSEKVSSIKRRAWYYYVSLKTALERSYSGRKSRVREERSKR; encoded by the coding sequence GTGCCGGTTAAAGTACTTATTGCTAACAGAGGAGAAGTAGCTATTAGAATAGCTAGAACACTTGTGGAAAGCGGCTATATTCCCGTAGGGATATATACAGCTGACGACGCTGATTCCCTGCACAGACGGTTTCTAGTCGATGATACCGAAGTCTCCAGTTACCTAGATATAAAAGACGTGGTCAACGCCGCAGTAGAGCTCGGTGCCGAAGCCGTTCATCCCGGTTACGGGTTCCTCGGTGAAAACCCCGAGTTTGCGCACGAGGTTGCTAGAAAAGGTTTAGTATTTATAGGTCCTCCACCAGGTACGATCACCCTCAGCCGCGATAAGTTGGCATCTAAAACGTTTGCTGAAAAACTAGAGGTGCCGACGCTTCCGTGGGTGGAAGTGCACGAACAGGAGGATGTCATTGAGTTCGCCAAGGTGCACGGATATCCAGTAATAGTTAAAGCTACTAGTAGTGGGGGTGAGGGAATCGGAGTTGCGTGGAGCGAAAAGGAAGTAGAGTCCGCCATCAAATCGGCTAGATCGGGGGCAGAGAAATCATTTAAAGATGTGAAGCTCTATGTAGAGCCTTATATCGAGCACGCCAAACACATAGAAGTACAGGTCCTAGGCGACGGCGATAACATAGTACACTTATACGAGCGAGAGTGTAGCATTAGAAGGAATTTCTACCAAAAGATAATCGAAGAAGCGCCCAGCCCATTCCTTAACGCCGCAGAACGAGGAAGACTTTATGAGTACGCCTTGAAGTTGGCGAGCGGGCTTAGGTACGTGAACGCTGGAGTAGTAAAATTCGTTTTTGACATCAAGAAAAGAGAGATGTACTTTACAGAAATCGGTACAGGACTTCAGGCAGGGCACTCCGCGACCGAGATGATTACACGTATCGACCTCGTCAAAAAGCAGGTAGAAGTGGCACTATACAAAGTACTAGGGCTGAAACAACACGATGTAATGCGTGAAGGTCATGCAATAGAGGCGTGCGTATATGCAGAAAACCCATATACGGGTGAGCCGTCGCAAGGTATAGTCAAAAAGTACAAGGAGCCTGGCGGCCCTGGTGTACGGGTTGATTCCGGCATTGCCGAAGGATCGCGGATTAGCGGCCATAATGACCCATTAATAGCCAAGGTAATTGCATGGGGTTCTGACAGGTACACATCAGTACAGAGGCTTGAACGGGCACTCAGAGAATACGTAATTGATGGCGTGCCCACAAACATACCATTATTGAGGTATTCGGTACAGTCGCCAGAATTTATCAGCGCAAATTACACTATAAGGTACTTCGAGATAGGGCTGTCCAACGTATACAGTAAAATGCTTGAAGATTCCCGAGTACATGCTGTAATACTTTCAACTCTCTTCGAGTACGGTGATGCATCCGTTAAGGCGTACTCGAAGAAGGCGAGCTTAATAGAACATGTATTAAAGAGCGAGAAGGTTTCCTCAATAAAGAGGCGTGCATGGTACTATTACGTTAGCCTGAAGACCGCTCTTGAAAGGTCTTATAGCGGTAGGAAAAGCCGTGTAAGGGAAGAAAGATCTAAACGCTGA
- a CDS encoding MarC family protein, with amino-acid sequence MEHLITLLAYFTQLFAIMNPFSVLPFFVSVVEGLGKREVDSIVRKAMVAGLLIVVTFTIAGKYILEAFNISIAGLRVGGGILLIVLALDMLGEEPRTKKMDPRDIAVVPIATPLIIGPGTITTILLLVAARPGDLLNLLLVLVAGITACLASFTILRVGNMLVRFLRVSTVRALGRFMSLIIAGMAVEMIAGGVKMYYYTLFKG; translated from the coding sequence ATGGAGCACCTAATAACATTATTAGCGTATTTCACGCAACTATTTGCAATAATGAACCCTTTTTCGGTCTTGCCGTTCTTCGTATCGGTTGTAGAGGGGCTCGGTAAGCGCGAAGTAGACTCCATAGTGCGAAAAGCCATGGTCGCGGGGTTACTGATAGTCGTGACGTTTACTATAGCGGGCAAGTATATCTTAGAGGCATTTAACATATCTATAGCGGGCTTACGTGTAGGAGGCGGTATTCTACTCATTGTACTGGCACTCGACATGCTGGGCGAAGAGCCGAGGACTAAGAAAATGGATCCACGCGATATCGCAGTAGTGCCTATAGCAACACCTCTGATCATCGGACCTGGCACCATTACGACAATACTGTTACTGGTTGCGGCCAGGCCTGGCGATCTACTAAACTTGCTACTAGTGCTAGTTGCTGGAATTACGGCGTGTTTAGCGTCCTTCACGATCTTGAGAGTCGGTAACATGCTAGTGAGGTTCTTGAGGGTTTCTACCGTGAGGGCGCTAGGTAGATTCATGTCGCTAATCATAGCTGGCATGGCTGTGGAGATGATTGCAGGTGGTGTAAAGATGTACTACTATACATTGTTTAAAGGTTAA
- a CDS encoding ferredoxin — MAKYKVKIDPRENCISDMVCVSICPDVFEMNPDDNKTQITAKYREGENIGVGVVPEDLLSCVQDAANACPIQIIHVEKVD; from the coding sequence ATGGCAAAGTACAAAGTTAAAATAGATCCCAGAGAAAACTGCATTTCAGACATGGTATGTGTATCGATATGCCCAGACGTCTTCGAAATGAACCCTGATGACAATAAAACGCAGATCACAGCCAAGTACAGAGAGGGAGAAAACATTGGGGTAGGCGTTGTACCGGAAGACCTGCTCTCCTGCGTGCAAGACGCCGCGAATGCGTGCCCCATTCAAATAATTCACGTCGAGAAAGTGGACTAG
- a CDS encoding cyclic 2,3-diphosphoglycerate synthase, whose protein sequence is MRKVVIIGASGRDYHNFNVVFRNNPEYRVVAFLQTQIPGVAGRRYPPSLAGPYYPEGIPIISFELLEEIVKKQGVEEAVLAYSDLTYEELGHVLSRVVATGLSFKIIGPLETVLEASKPVIAVLGVKTGVGKSTVSREVALELRKRGLRVGIVRHPMPYGNLEKAAIQVFHEPEDLERYECTVEEREEYEPYLKMGLYVYAGVDYGKLLQVVEKENDIILWDGGNNDWSFYRPDFSMVVADAMRPGIEVKAYPGEINLRMADAVIINKADQARPAAIEEIKKNVHSRNPKAMITVVASEVAVDNPDLISGKKVLVIEDSPTVTHGGLPYAAGYVAAKRYNAEVVDPRPYARGLFKKVYEEYPHMGPVLPSTGYTPEQLKELEETIKRVPADAIVLGTPSDITRLISVDKPVARVTYRLKVIEGPSIKDYVDIFLERSRKKLV, encoded by the coding sequence TTGAGGAAAGTAGTCATTATAGGTGCCAGCGGAAGGGATTACCACAATTTTAACGTAGTTTTTCGAAATAACCCAGAATATAGGGTTGTTGCCTTTCTACAGACGCAGATACCCGGTGTTGCTGGAAGACGATACCCGCCGTCACTGGCAGGGCCCTATTATCCCGAAGGCATACCCATAATCAGCTTCGAACTCCTCGAGGAGATCGTTAAAAAACAAGGAGTTGAGGAGGCTGTGCTCGCATATAGCGACTTGACATATGAAGAGCTAGGCCACGTACTTTCACGCGTAGTCGCTACCGGTCTTTCATTCAAAATAATAGGACCCCTCGAAACCGTTTTAGAGGCCTCTAAACCCGTTATAGCGGTTTTAGGTGTTAAAACCGGTGTTGGCAAGAGCACTGTTTCAAGAGAGGTTGCACTAGAATTAAGGAAGAGAGGCCTTAGAGTAGGTATTGTAAGGCATCCGATGCCCTATGGCAACCTCGAGAAAGCAGCTATACAGGTATTTCATGAGCCTGAAGACCTGGAGAGATACGAGTGCACGGTTGAGGAAAGAGAGGAGTATGAACCTTACTTAAAGATGGGCCTTTACGTCTACGCTGGAGTCGATTACGGTAAGTTATTACAAGTTGTGGAAAAGGAGAACGACATAATACTGTGGGATGGTGGAAATAACGACTGGTCATTTTATAGGCCGGATTTCTCAATGGTGGTAGCAGATGCTATGAGGCCCGGCATAGAGGTAAAAGCCTATCCTGGTGAAATAAATCTACGCATGGCCGATGCCGTGATAATAAACAAAGCAGATCAAGCGCGCCCCGCCGCCATCGAAGAGATAAAGAAAAACGTTCACTCGAGAAACCCGAAGGCCATGATAACCGTCGTTGCCAGCGAGGTAGCAGTTGACAACCCGGACTTGATTTCAGGAAAGAAAGTGCTAGTAATCGAAGACTCTCCAACAGTTACTCACGGTGGGTTGCCCTACGCCGCAGGCTATGTTGCAGCAAAAAGGTATAACGCCGAAGTCGTAGATCCGAGGCCCTATGCAAGGGGGCTTTTCAAAAAAGTTTACGAAGAGTACCCGCACATGGGACCTGTACTGCCAAGCACCGGGTACACTCCAGAACAGCTTAAAGAGCTCGAAGAGACTATCAAGAGAGTGCCCGCAGACGCCATAGTGCTGGGAACACCGTCTGATATAACTAGGTTAATTAGCGTAGATAAGCCCGTTGCTAGAGTAACATACAGGTTGAAAGTTATTGAAGGGCCAAGTATTAAAGACTACGTGGACATATTCTTAGAGAGATCAAGGAAAAAGCTCGTATAG
- the ppsA gene encoding phosphoenolpyruvate synthase → MNGKETRFVLWLEEVRKEDTPLVGGKNANLGEMLAAGIPVPPGFAVTAYAFKYFLEKTGLGQKIYEMLRKLDVNNTKELEETTRKIREMILAQPMPPEVEEEVKNHYYELAKRLNMDPNNLRVAVRSSATAEDLPEASFAGQQDTYLNVYGAEKVIEHVKRCWASLFTARATFYRVAHGIPHERTHMSVTVQKMVNSRVAGVMFTLHPVTGDESVIVIEGSWGLGESVVGGKVIPDEYVVERGSMRIVEKKINKKTYMITFDPVLGKNIHLKWDEEKKQWIAEEGVEINTPLVKIAEPETQALTDDEIRKLAELGELIYVHYGRHMDIEWAIDADLPFPQNVFIVQARPETVWSLKKVKEKEVEKKSAETIIAVTRKSVKLSEAKVLAKGLPASPGVAAGVARVIFDPKSPEAMEFKPGDILITKMTDPDWVPLMKKAAAIVTDEGGMTSHAAIVSRELGIPCVVGTGNATKTVQTGIDVTVDGGKGMIYEGVVEELVKPKVEVAAPAPGVVAAVGISPEQLLPLYPVTATKIYMNLGEPDAIDRYKDLPFDGIGLMRIEFIFTDWIGYHPMYLIDSGKEDFFVSKLAEGVAKVAQAIYPRPIVVRFSDFRTNEFRGLKGGEKYEPEERNPMIGWRGVSRYIHSKYEPGFRLECKAIRKVREEFGLANVWVMLPFVRTTWEVKRVLKIMEEEGLRRSKDFKVWIMAEVPSVSLLAEEFAELVDGFSIGSNDLTQLVLGADRDSNILAEMGYFDERDPAVLKAISMIIRGAHAKGATVSICGQAPSVYPEIVEFLVREGIDSISVNPDAVIPTRRLVASVERKIMLERLEKVLEKLKNTNF, encoded by the coding sequence TTGAACGGCAAGGAAACCAGGTTCGTGCTCTGGCTAGAAGAGGTCAGAAAGGAAGATACTCCTCTAGTTGGTGGTAAGAACGCAAATCTAGGAGAAATGCTGGCTGCAGGTATTCCAGTGCCTCCAGGATTCGCCGTAACGGCATACGCATTTAAATACTTCCTCGAGAAGACGGGGCTTGGCCAGAAAATATATGAAATGTTGAGAAAACTAGACGTTAACAACACAAAGGAGCTCGAAGAAACAACTAGGAAAATTAGGGAAATGATCCTAGCGCAACCTATGCCTCCCGAGGTCGAGGAGGAGGTTAAAAACCACTACTACGAACTAGCTAAGAGGCTCAACATGGATCCGAATAACCTCCGCGTAGCTGTTAGGAGCAGTGCCACAGCCGAGGACCTGCCCGAAGCTAGTTTCGCCGGGCAACAAGACACCTACTTAAACGTTTACGGCGCCGAGAAGGTAATAGAGCACGTTAAAAGGTGCTGGGCAAGCCTATTCACCGCGAGAGCGACATTCTACAGAGTCGCGCACGGCATACCACATGAGAGAACGCACATGAGCGTCACAGTCCAGAAGATGGTCAACAGTAGAGTTGCCGGCGTAATGTTTACACTGCATCCCGTTACAGGGGATGAAAGCGTAATCGTAATCGAAGGTAGCTGGGGTCTTGGAGAATCAGTTGTAGGAGGCAAAGTAATACCGGACGAATACGTTGTTGAGAGAGGCAGCATGAGGATTGTCGAGAAGAAGATTAATAAAAAGACTTATATGATCACATTCGACCCCGTTCTAGGGAAGAACATACACTTAAAGTGGGACGAGGAGAAAAAACAGTGGATTGCCGAAGAAGGCGTTGAAATAAACACCCCACTAGTCAAGATCGCTGAGCCCGAAACGCAGGCTCTAACAGACGACGAAATAAGGAAACTGGCCGAGCTCGGCGAGCTGATATATGTGCATTACGGCAGGCACATGGACATAGAGTGGGCAATCGATGCCGATCTGCCGTTTCCACAAAACGTATTCATAGTACAAGCAAGGCCCGAAACAGTCTGGAGCCTCAAGAAAGTGAAAGAAAAGGAAGTGGAGAAGAAATCGGCTGAAACAATCATCGCAGTAACGAGAAAAAGCGTTAAGCTATCAGAAGCTAAAGTGCTTGCAAAAGGGTTGCCGGCTAGTCCGGGTGTAGCTGCAGGCGTTGCTAGGGTGATCTTCGACCCGAAGAGCCCCGAGGCCATGGAGTTTAAGCCGGGAGATATACTGATAACTAAAATGACCGATCCCGACTGGGTTCCACTGATGAAGAAGGCGGCTGCCATCGTCACGGATGAAGGTGGAATGACAAGTCACGCTGCCATCGTTAGCAGAGAGCTCGGCATACCTTGCGTAGTGGGAACGGGTAACGCGACGAAGACCGTTCAAACCGGTATAGATGTCACCGTAGATGGCGGTAAAGGTATGATTTACGAGGGTGTGGTAGAAGAGCTGGTAAAGCCCAAAGTAGAAGTAGCCGCTCCGGCACCAGGAGTTGTTGCAGCAGTCGGTATCAGCCCAGAGCAGTTGCTACCATTGTACCCGGTAACGGCCACCAAGATCTACATGAATCTTGGCGAGCCAGACGCCATTGACAGGTATAAGGACCTGCCCTTTGACGGTATCGGGCTAATGAGAATAGAGTTCATATTCACTGACTGGATTGGATATCATCCAATGTACTTAATAGACAGCGGGAAGGAAGACTTCTTCGTAAGTAAGCTGGCAGAAGGCGTTGCCAAAGTAGCTCAGGCGATATACCCAAGACCTATAGTTGTCAGGTTTAGTGACTTTAGAACAAACGAGTTCAGAGGATTAAAGGGAGGCGAGAAGTACGAGCCGGAAGAGAGGAACCCGATGATCGGCTGGAGAGGAGTATCTAGGTACATACATTCAAAGTATGAACCCGGATTCAGGTTAGAGTGTAAGGCTATAAGAAAAGTCAGGGAGGAATTCGGGCTAGCTAACGTGTGGGTGATGTTACCATTTGTGAGAACCACTTGGGAGGTCAAGCGCGTTCTAAAGATCATGGAAGAGGAAGGACTGAGAAGGAGCAAGGACTTCAAGGTGTGGATCATGGCAGAAGTTCCTAGCGTATCGCTATTAGCAGAAGAATTCGCGGAGCTGGTGGACGGTTTCAGTATCGGAAGCAATGACTTGACGCAACTAGTCCTAGGAGCCGATAGAGATAGTAACATACTAGCCGAGATGGGTTACTTCGATGAAAGGGACCCCGCGGTTCTTAAGGCTATTAGCATGATTATCAGGGGTGCCCACGCAAAAGGCGCCACGGTCAGTATCTGTGGGCAGGCACCAAGCGTCTACCCGGAAATAGTGGAATTCCTGGTTCGAGAAGGTATAGACAGCATCAGCGTTAACCCTGATGCAGTAATACCAACGAGGAGGTTAGTAGCGAGCGTTGAAAGGAAGATAATGTTAGAAAGGCTAGAAAAGGTGCTCGAAAAATTAAAGAACACCAACTTCTAG
- a CDS encoding M20 family metallopeptidase has product MDFKSLTELAVKILCESVRFKTVLGEAYENIVDYYREILKDYGIHVTTHRVPDEYVKRNLPLQFNPDKPRYILLARVGYGEKVLQFNGHYDVVPPGEGWTRPPFEPSIDSGKLYGRGVSDMKGGIAAILATLIHFAQTREPEIVLEAALVPDEEIGGVTGTGYLVRELGSKPNWVVIAEPSGIDGVYTGHRGNIWFLVKIHGKQAHGSSPWLGDNAFEKMLVYAKLFIEEYRRILESKTSNYEYEDPRARNPTITPGGVLISPGAVNVVPGMCGFSVDRRLVVEENVENAIMEVERLLEELNKRTGIRAEVEVLDASNPAYTRKDAEVVQALAEAINKVVGKEPRLVVCAGGLDLKYYAEKGIPAIAYGPGMPGTAHRPDEYVLIEHLERVIEVYIELVKILEKR; this is encoded by the coding sequence TTGGACTTCAAATCACTTACCGAGCTGGCCGTTAAGATACTTTGCGAGAGCGTGAGGTTCAAGACAGTACTTGGAGAAGCATACGAGAACATCGTGGATTACTATAGGGAGATTCTCAAAGACTATGGCATACACGTAACCACTCACAGGGTGCCAGATGAGTATGTGAAGAGAAATCTGCCACTGCAATTTAACCCCGATAAGCCTAGATACATATTACTCGCCAGGGTAGGCTATGGTGAAAAGGTACTACAGTTTAATGGGCACTACGACGTTGTACCCCCTGGAGAAGGGTGGACGAGGCCTCCTTTCGAGCCATCCATAGATAGTGGAAAGCTGTACGGTAGGGGGGTGAGTGACATGAAAGGTGGCATAGCCGCAATTCTCGCAACGCTAATACATTTTGCGCAGACACGCGAGCCCGAGATAGTTCTAGAGGCTGCTCTTGTACCGGATGAGGAGATAGGTGGAGTAACTGGTACAGGGTATCTCGTGAGAGAGCTCGGTAGTAAGCCCAACTGGGTCGTTATAGCCGAGCCCTCCGGTATAGATGGGGTTTACACTGGACACCGTGGTAATATATGGTTTCTTGTGAAAATTCACGGTAAACAAGCACATGGATCTTCGCCGTGGCTAGGAGACAATGCATTTGAAAAAATGCTTGTTTACGCTAAGCTTTTCATAGAGGAGTATAGAAGAATCTTGGAATCTAAAACCAGCAATTACGAGTATGAAGATCCTAGGGCGCGCAACCCTACAATAACACCTGGTGGAGTCTTAATCTCTCCGGGAGCGGTCAACGTCGTACCCGGAATGTGCGGGTTCAGCGTGGATAGACGGCTCGTAGTAGAGGAAAACGTGGAAAATGCTATTATGGAAGTGGAACGCCTTCTAGAGGAGCTGAATAAGAGAACGGGTATTCGGGCGGAGGTCGAGGTGCTAGATGCGTCTAACCCAGCATATACTCGAAAGGATGCCGAGGTGGTACAAGCGCTTGCAGAAGCTATTAACAAAGTTGTGGGGAAAGAGCCGCGGCTAGTAGTGTGTGCTGGAGGGCTGGACTTAAAGTACTATGCCGAGAAAGGCATACCCGCAATTGCGTATGGACCTGGAATGCCGGGCACAGCCCATAGACCCGATGAGTATGTTCTAATAGAGCACTTGGAGAGGGTCATAGAAGTTTACATAGAGCTGGTTAAAATACTTGAGAAGAGATGA